The proteins below are encoded in one region of Stenotrophomonas bentonitica:
- a CDS encoding TonB-dependent receptor plug domain-containing protein — MKRTLLSLLVSSVLMSPLAAQAQTTPPEEKGAEPATRQLDAVNVTGSLIPRAQIEGPSPVTTITAEEIEAQGFTTVFDALRSLPVANGSVQDSQGTGFYTPGAKTVSLFGLDPSYTLTLLNGRPLNSYPLAYNGNTSIVDIANIPLGMVERIDVLTGGQSSVYGSSAVAGVINIVLKDKVEGAHFRYRAGGYSDGGGSSQRFIFSNGHTFGDLDLSYGLEYTKQKPIFASDRSDIDSVNDSPTGPQDPSRTFLRMQMSPNGYIDPGQATCAPLSYLFDGSTSYAHRNAAGTGYYCGSPNNVGTATLYNKSEDVNATTFLRYHLSETTELYSDILFSYGRPTYSGGSPFWNKTFYNQTSGNYEQWQRIYAPEEVGMDSKDQRVYTRSWNITAGARGGLGDTGFDYDVYVNRSSTDVTRKSTDFLAVGGIDDYYLGPLLGKVNGYDAYAPNLDVLYQPLTRGQYDQFSGTNRAESNASRTGVTALVTNTSLFGLPAGDVGFAMILQGTREKFFNQSADPNSAVLFRGQTAGTSAEGQRDLYAIGAELQVPIFDTFSANLSGRYDKYSLQGGGGNGKATWKLGLEYRPIDSLLLRGSYATAFRSPDMFYLYSRESSGYTTNVDTFLCRQAGFTSENFDECPQSSLSVLSSSTGNRDLKDITAETFTYGFVWSALDNALNLSVDYNSVKIENEVSILGTDSILTSEANCRLGTSENGDVNFDINSPTCRQILAQVQRLPATDPINPNGVSKVFSYPINLAKQRQTGIQAAADYKWSAGRAGDFGVNAGYYRPLKHELQQQEGDPVYDMLCCANSNELHYRATFGANWNIGAFSTNVYGIRNAPTWNAVGEERNIGPWTTWNATVNYRINKLASVMLTANNLTNERPPVDRTNGNWPYYDQGVYNAFGRSMFVELSLDFQ, encoded by the coding sequence ATGAAGCGCACGTTGCTGTCGTTGCTGGTGTCGTCCGTACTGATGTCCCCCCTTGCCGCCCAGGCACAAACCACCCCACCGGAAGAAAAGGGTGCCGAGCCCGCCACGCGCCAGCTCGATGCGGTGAATGTCACCGGCTCGCTGATTCCCCGCGCACAGATCGAAGGCCCTTCGCCGGTGACCACCATCACTGCCGAAGAGATTGAAGCCCAAGGCTTCACTACCGTGTTCGACGCGCTGCGCTCGCTGCCCGTAGCAAACGGCTCGGTCCAGGACTCGCAGGGCACCGGCTTCTACACGCCGGGCGCGAAGACGGTCAGCCTGTTCGGGCTGGACCCGAGCTACACGCTCACGCTGCTCAACGGGCGCCCGCTCAACAGCTACCCGCTGGCCTACAACGGCAACACCAGCATCGTGGACATCGCCAACATTCCGCTGGGCATGGTCGAACGCATCGACGTGCTCACCGGCGGGCAGTCCTCGGTGTACGGCTCGTCGGCCGTGGCCGGCGTGATCAACATCGTGCTGAAGGACAAGGTGGAGGGCGCGCACTTCCGCTACCGCGCCGGCGGCTACAGCGACGGGGGCGGCTCCAGCCAGCGCTTCATCTTCAGCAACGGCCATACCTTCGGCGACCTGGACCTCAGCTATGGGCTGGAGTACACAAAGCAGAAGCCGATCTTCGCCTCCGACCGCAGCGACATCGACAGCGTCAACGACAGCCCGACCGGTCCGCAGGATCCGTCGCGTACCTTCCTGCGCATGCAGATGTCGCCCAACGGCTACATCGACCCGGGCCAGGCCACGTGCGCGCCGCTGTCCTATCTGTTCGATGGCAGCACCAGCTACGCGCACCGCAACGCGGCGGGCACCGGCTACTACTGCGGCAGCCCGAACAACGTCGGCACCGCCACGCTCTACAACAAGAGCGAGGACGTGAACGCAACCACCTTCCTGCGCTACCACCTCAGTGAAACCACCGAGCTGTACTCGGACATCCTCTTCAGCTACGGCCGGCCGACCTACTCGGGCGGCAGCCCGTTCTGGAACAAGACCTTCTACAACCAGACCAGCGGCAACTACGAGCAGTGGCAACGCATCTACGCGCCCGAAGAAGTGGGCATGGATTCGAAGGACCAGCGCGTCTACACCCGCTCGTGGAACATCACCGCAGGTGCGCGCGGCGGGCTGGGCGATACCGGGTTCGACTACGACGTGTACGTGAACCGCTCCAGCACCGACGTGACCCGCAAGTCCACCGACTTCCTGGCGGTGGGCGGCATCGATGACTACTACCTCGGTCCGCTGCTGGGCAAGGTCAATGGCTACGACGCCTATGCGCCGAACCTGGATGTGCTGTACCAGCCGCTGACCCGTGGGCAGTACGACCAGTTCAGTGGCACCAACCGTGCTGAATCCAACGCGTCGCGCACCGGCGTGACCGCGCTGGTGACCAATACCTCGCTGTTCGGATTGCCTGCCGGCGACGTGGGCTTTGCAATGATCCTGCAGGGCACGCGCGAGAAGTTCTTCAACCAGTCCGCAGATCCCAATTCCGCAGTGCTGTTCCGCGGCCAGACTGCGGGAACCTCGGCCGAAGGCCAGCGTGACCTGTACGCGATTGGCGCCGAACTGCAGGTGCCGATCTTCGACACCTTCAGTGCCAACCTGTCCGGGCGCTATGACAAGTACTCGCTGCAGGGCGGCGGTGGCAACGGCAAGGCAACCTGGAAGCTGGGGCTGGAGTATCGCCCGATCGACTCGCTGCTGCTGCGCGGCAGCTATGCGACCGCCTTCCGCTCGCCGGACATGTTCTACCTGTACTCGCGCGAGAGCAGCGGCTACACCACCAACGTGGACACCTTCCTGTGCCGGCAGGCGGGATTCACCTCCGAGAACTTCGACGAGTGCCCGCAGTCGTCGCTGTCGGTGCTGTCCTCCAGCACCGGCAACCGCGACCTGAAGGACATCACGGCGGAAACGTTCACCTACGGCTTTGTCTGGTCGGCGCTGGACAATGCGTTGAACCTGTCGGTGGACTACAACTCGGTGAAGATCGAGAACGAGGTGTCCATCCTCGGTACCGACAGCATCCTCACCTCCGAAGCCAACTGCCGGCTGGGCACGTCGGAGAACGGTGACGTGAACTTCGACATCAACTCGCCGACCTGCCGCCAGATCCTGGCCCAGGTACAGCGCCTCCCGGCCACCGACCCGATCAATCCCAACGGTGTGTCCAAGGTGTTCTCGTACCCGATCAACCTGGCCAAGCAGCGCCAGACCGGTATCCAGGCGGCGGCCGACTACAAGTGGAGCGCAGGGCGTGCGGGCGACTTCGGGGTGAATGCTGGCTACTACCGGCCGCTGAAGCACGAGCTGCAGCAGCAGGAAGGCGACCCGGTCTACGACATGCTTTGCTGCGCCAACTCCAACGAGCTGCACTACCGGGCGACGTTCGGTGCGAACTGGAACATTGGGGCGTTCAGCACCAACGTGTACGGCATCCGCAACGCGCCGACCTGGAATGCCGTTGGCGAGGAGCGCAACATCGGCCCGTGGACGACCTGGAATGCGACGGTCAACTACCGCATCAACAAGCTGGCCAGCGTGATGTTGACGGCCAACAACCTGACCAACGAGCGACCGCCGGTGGATCGCACCAACGGCAACTGGCCGTACTACGACCAGGGTGTGTACAACGCGTTTGGCCGCTCGATGTTCGTTGAGCTGTCGCTGGACTTCCAGTAA
- a CDS encoding ESPR-type extended signal peptide-containing protein, with product MNTVYSVVWNVSKRTFVVASELAKKHSGTRKQARHVQHAGALAIGIAVILLSISAQPAYAENSGLQLCSPNGDGTSGPGISMGSASVTDPAGLTCVSGFAFSLNNRGTDTGAQGFNVSTARVSGYYDGLLELKGDAGISMLGTVRMNGNQITDMAAGALGEDSTDAVNGSQLFATNRSLASLGDRVSVAEGNIVTIQGDISTINNGLDTIGTELSGLGDRLTVNEGSINLLSTSVDNVDGRMSNVEGSISTLQTDITNVNNTLITSISDGAIGLVRQDAASLALTVAADKGGTALSIAGTDGARTLSGVGAGRVRADSDDAVNGSQLFATNTAVSQLDGRVTSVEASINNLGDQVDSGVLGLVKQDDVSRDIEVAKVRDGRLVDFTGSEGTRTLEGVSAGTVDGASRQAVNGAQLFATGHSFANALGGGATMNIDGTVSAPTYHVNGIAVNNVGDAIASLDGRANQASSDIAGLRQELNALGTGSMGTGADHTSRIEDIERNAQDLGGRVDELEASFAAGGMGDSGLIASNVTDREHQPAIASGEGALAVGSDSVASASNAVSIGNGSVADRADTVSIGTQGQERQLTNLAAGSEDTDAVNMGQLRQSVRYDQNNGVTDYSRVTLGQQGTPVTMSNVARGRVASDSTEAINGSQLYDWTLNRSNEFSNATLGHRIKEVEQAMHAGIATALAARQAPYVPGHVTYSVGAAGYKSEGAAGVSTRYTAESGRWSLEGGFSNNRDGTGLYVGLSGVLGD from the coding sequence ATGAATACCGTTTACAGCGTTGTCTGGAATGTCAGCAAGCGTACGTTCGTAGTTGCCAGTGAGTTGGCGAAGAAGCACTCCGGCACCAGGAAGCAGGCACGGCACGTCCAGCACGCCGGTGCCTTGGCCATTGGCATCGCCGTAATCCTTCTGTCCATCTCAGCGCAACCCGCTTACGCGGAGAACTCGGGCCTGCAGCTCTGCAGCCCGAATGGCGACGGCACCAGCGGACCCGGCATTTCGATGGGATCTGCCAGCGTCACGGACCCGGCGGGCCTGACCTGCGTATCCGGCTTCGCGTTCTCATTGAACAATCGTGGCACGGACACCGGGGCGCAGGGCTTCAATGTCTCCACCGCTCGCGTATCCGGCTACTACGATGGCCTGCTGGAACTCAAAGGCGACGCTGGCATCTCGATGCTGGGTACCGTCAGAATGAATGGCAATCAGATCACCGACATGGCCGCGGGCGCGCTGGGCGAAGACAGTACCGACGCGGTGAACGGATCGCAGCTGTTCGCCACCAACCGCTCACTCGCGTCTCTCGGCGACCGCGTGAGCGTGGCCGAGGGAAACATCGTCACGATCCAGGGCGATATCTCAACGATCAACAACGGTCTCGACACTATCGGTACGGAGCTGAGTGGGCTTGGCGACCGCCTCACCGTGAATGAGGGGAGCATCAACCTGCTTTCCACCAGCGTCGACAACGTCGACGGCCGCATGTCCAATGTTGAGGGCAGCATCTCCACGCTGCAGACAGATATCACAAACGTCAACAACACCTTGATCACCAGCATCAGCGATGGGGCAATCGGCCTTGTCCGCCAGGACGCCGCATCGTTGGCCCTGACCGTGGCGGCCGACAAGGGCGGCACTGCGCTGAGTATTGCCGGCACCGACGGGGCACGCACGCTCTCCGGCGTTGGCGCTGGCCGCGTCCGCGCGGACAGCGACGACGCAGTGAATGGTTCGCAGCTGTTCGCCACCAACACTGCCGTGTCCCAGCTGGACGGTCGTGTCACCAGCGTGGAAGCCTCCATCAACAACCTGGGCGACCAGGTAGACAGCGGCGTGCTTGGGCTGGTCAAGCAGGACGACGTGAGCCGCGACATCGAGGTGGCGAAGGTTCGGGACGGCAGGCTGGTCGACTTCACCGGCTCCGAGGGTACACGCACCCTCGAAGGAGTGTCGGCCGGTACGGTGGACGGCGCGAGCCGGCAGGCTGTGAACGGCGCGCAGCTCTTTGCCACCGGCCACTCGTTCGCGAATGCACTCGGCGGCGGTGCCACCATGAACATCGACGGCACAGTCTCCGCACCTACCTACCATGTGAATGGCATTGCGGTGAACAATGTCGGGGATGCAATTGCCAGCCTTGATGGGCGCGCCAATCAGGCAAGCAGCGATATTGCCGGGTTGAGGCAGGAGCTGAACGCACTTGGGACAGGCAGCATGGGCACCGGCGCGGACCATACGTCCCGCATTGAAGACATTGAGCGGAATGCGCAGGACTTGGGCGGTCGCGTCGACGAACTGGAGGCGAGCTTTGCAGCCGGTGGCATGGGCGACAGCGGGTTGATTGCCAGCAACGTCACCGACCGTGAGCATCAGCCTGCCATTGCCTCCGGCGAAGGTGCCCTTGCGGTGGGTTCGGACAGCGTTGCATCTGCGTCCAATGCCGTGTCCATCGGTAATGGTTCCGTTGCCGATCGCGCAGACACTGTGTCTATCGGGACGCAGGGACAGGAGCGCCAGCTGACCAACCTTGCTGCGGGTAGCGAGGACACCGACGCGGTCAACATGGGCCAGCTCAGGCAGTCGGTCCGTTACGACCAGAACAACGGTGTGACTGACTACTCCCGGGTAACCCTGGGTCAGCAAGGCACGCCCGTCACGATGTCGAATGTTGCCCGTGGCAGGGTTGCCTCGGACAGCACGGAAGCCATCAACGGCTCCCAGCTCTACGACTGGACGTTGAATCGCAGCAATGAGTTCAGCAATGCCACCCTGGGGCATCGGATCAAGGAGGTTGAGCAGGCCATGCATGCCGGCATTGCAACCGCCCTGGCGGCACGACAGGCGCCCTACGTGCCCGGCCACGTCACGTACTCGGTAGGTGCGGCTGGCTACAAGTCAGAAGGCGCTGCAGGTGTCAGTACCCGCTACACCGCCGAAAGTGGCCGTTGGAGTCTCGAAGGTGGCTTCTCCAACAACCGCGACGGCACCGGCTTGTACGTTGGTTTGAGCGGTGTACTGGGCGACTGA
- a CDS encoding basic secretory protein-like protein, producing MRLRRCLIVPAVAAVLAFPAAHAADITQTRDGVTLTYQDPSGSTNAEVRDRIIATFFSAYPRERADFHPAAPSSVRIVMDPSYDGVAYVGEKEKAATITINPRWLEKHPNDTDLVTHEAMHIVQSYPGYASEQAPSWLVEGIADYARDVYGVDNAAGGWALPAQVKAEHKVDTGYRVTGAFLKWSEAEHPGLVEALDGALRKGSYTPALWKQRTGNDLATLWEAYVAQRAGGKQA from the coding sequence ATGCGTTTGCGCCGTTGCCTGATCGTTCCTGCCGTTGCCGCCGTCCTCGCCTTCCCCGCCGCACATGCTGCGGACATCACGCAGACCCGCGACGGGGTCACGCTGACCTACCAGGACCCGAGCGGTTCAACGAACGCAGAGGTGCGCGACCGCATCATCGCCACCTTCTTCTCCGCCTACCCGCGCGAACGCGCCGACTTCCACCCGGCCGCGCCCTCCAGCGTACGCATCGTCATGGACCCGTCCTACGACGGTGTTGCCTATGTCGGCGAGAAGGAGAAGGCCGCCACCATCACCATCAATCCGCGCTGGCTGGAGAAGCATCCCAACGACACCGACCTGGTCACCCATGAAGCGATGCATATCGTGCAGAGCTACCCGGGCTATGCCAGCGAGCAGGCGCCGTCGTGGCTGGTGGAAGGCATTGCCGACTACGCGCGCGATGTCTACGGCGTGGACAACGCCGCCGGCGGCTGGGCGCTGCCGGCGCAGGTCAAGGCCGAGCACAAGGTGGATACGGGTTACCGGGTTACCGGCGCGTTCCTGAAGTGGAGCGAGGCGGAACATCCGGGGTTGGTCGAAGCGCTGGATGGAGCGCTGCGCAAGGGCAGTTATACGCCAGCGTTGTGGAAGCAGCGCACCGGGAATGATCTGGCCACGCTGTGGGAGGCTTATGTTGCGCAGCGGGCGGGCGGGAAGCAGGCGTGA
- the yidA gene encoding sugar-phosphatase — MESGQRPAAIELVAIDMDGTLLDPAHRLTPRVKQAIARAREQGVRIVLTSGRPVSGLAPFLDELGIDGAEDYCIACNGGLVTRVATGEVVVEYPLGFDDFLFCEQVAREMGVHFQALDGERLYTPNRDISIYTVADSHLSRVPLSYRSVAEMDPEMSFIKLMMVDEPQVLDAVIPRLPAALTERFAVLKSAAFFLEVFDHRAGKGPSLQKLAEHLGIDRSQVMAIGDQENDLTMLQYAGTSVAMGNAVDIVKATALHQTSTNAEDGVALAIERFVLR, encoded by the coding sequence ATGGAGAGTGGGCAGCGTCCGGCGGCGATTGAACTGGTGGCCATCGACATGGATGGCACCCTGCTGGATCCCGCACATCGTCTTACCCCGCGGGTGAAGCAGGCCATCGCCCGCGCCCGCGAGCAGGGCGTCCGCATCGTGCTGACAAGTGGCAGGCCTGTTTCCGGCCTGGCGCCGTTCCTGGACGAACTGGGCATCGACGGCGCCGAGGATTACTGCATCGCCTGCAATGGGGGGCTGGTCACGCGCGTTGCCACCGGCGAGGTGGTGGTGGAGTACCCGCTGGGCTTCGACGACTTCCTGTTCTGCGAGCAGGTTGCGCGCGAGATGGGCGTGCACTTCCAGGCGCTGGACGGCGAGCGCCTGTACACGCCCAACCGTGACATCAGCATCTACACCGTAGCCGACTCCCACCTTTCCCGCGTGCCGCTTTCGTACCGGAGCGTGGCCGAGATGGACCCGGAAATGTCCTTCATCAAACTGATGATGGTGGACGAGCCGCAGGTGCTGGACGCGGTCATTCCGCGCCTGCCTGCCGCATTGACCGAACGCTTCGCGGTGCTCAAGAGCGCCGCGTTCTTCCTGGAAGTGTTCGACCACCGCGCAGGCAAGGGCCCCAGCCTGCAGAAGCTGGCCGAACACCTGGGCATCGACCGCAGCCAGGTGATGGCCATCGGCGACCAGGAGAACGATCTGACCATGCTGCAGTACGCAGGAACCAGCGTGGCGATGGGCAATGCTGTCGACATCGTCAAGGCGACAGCATTGCACCAGACATCAACAAACGCGGAAGACGGTGTCGCCTTGGCAATCGAACGATTCGTTCTCCGGTAG